TTATCACTTTTATCTTTATAAATATGAATTTGAAGCTCTTCTGTTATAGGCACAAGAAGCTGTTCAAGTATGCCATCTTCATCCACCATAATCTCACACTCAGTTCCTGCTACAACTTCAGTTGCAAGCTCTTTATCTGTATCTGAGAGATTATAATATAGCCTTAATGGAATATTTGAGTTTTCTAAAAATTGTAAAAAAGTAACTCCATTTGGCCATGTGAAATTTTGCATACTATAGCCCTTAGCATGTAAATTTAGAACTATAACTAGTAGAATAAAAATTTTCTTAAACATATTTCCCTTTCATTTACCAAACTTTGATTTTACAAAAATTTGGCATACACTCAGTAAACAATAAAACCAAATAAATTCTTGAAAAAGAGTATTTTACAAATATAAAGCATTATTAGTTATTAACCATAAATTCAGTATAATTACAAATCACATGATCTAAGGAGAGAATTTGAGATATTTAATATCGTTTTTCCTATTTATAGGAAGTGTTTTTGGAGCTTCTTTTTATATGCCTACATATGAAACCATACTTTTAGATGTTGACCAAGAAAAAGGAACTGGCTTTATTGTAGATAGTTCAAGCATAACTATAGGAAGCAGTGGTGTGATTTCACACACTTTTGATAATGGCGAAAGCTCTATCATAGCAAGAGCTGTTGTTGAAAGCAAACAAGACGGCAGGGCAAAAGTAAGATTTGAAGTTTTTAGTATGCTATCTCAACCAGCACTTCCACTACCTGGAGTTTTACCACAAAAAGGTGATGAAGTTGTGCTAAATTTCCTTTATGATAGAGCTTTAATCGTTGTTCCAAATGAAAATATATATAATCAAATAGTTTCAACTTTTACAAATATCAACTTTGTTCACCCAGATATAATAGGAGCTTATCTTAACAATCACAGCACTCCAAATCCAAGCAGAGATGATTTTCGTAAAATGTGTGCTGATAACGCAGCTGGGCTAATATTTATCGCTATGGATCAAAAGGCTGTATTTGCTGATTGTGGAAGTTTTGAAATTTTAAAAAGCTTTGAAAGTGCAAGTGTTGATAACTATCAAGTACCGTTTTATAGTAGAATTTATGGAATTTCACCAGCGTGGTGGAAATGGAACAGTGAATATATAAATGACTACAACGAACACTATAAATTTCTTTTAGATATAAAATAAGGCTAAATTTTGCAAAACATTCACATAGAGTATTTCATAAAACTTTTAGGTAAAGACAACGCTTACTTTGATAAGGCTCATCTTTTAGCGTATAGCTACGATGCCACAAGAAAAAAACATCTCCCTGATGGAGTACTTTTTCCACGAGATGAGAGCGATGTAAGTAAGATTTTAAAATACTGTAACGATAATCAAATAATCGTAATTCCAAGAGGGGCTGGAAGTGGTTTTACAGGTGGTTCACTTGCTGTAAATGGAGGAATTATTTTAAGTTTTGAAAAACATATGAACAAAATTCTAGAAATAGACCTTGAAAATATGGTAGCCGTAGTTC
The sequence above is a segment of the Campylobacter corcagiensis genome. Coding sequences within it:
- a CDS encoding plasminogen-binding N-terminal domain-containing protein, with translation MPTYETILLDVDQEKGTGFIVDSSSITIGSSGVISHTFDNGESSIIARAVVESKQDGRAKVRFEVFSMLSQPALPLPGVLPQKGDEVVLNFLYDRALIVVPNENIYNQIVSTFTNINFVHPDIIGAYLNNHSTPNPSRDDFRKMCADNAAGLIFIAMDQKAVFADCGSFEILKSFESASVDNYQVPFYSRIYGISPAWWKWNSEYINDYNEHYKFLLDIK